From the genome of Sporomusa sphaeroides DSM 2875:
GTCCACATTCAGGCCAGCCTGCCGCATGACACTCCGCGCCTGCGCCGAGGCCGGCTGCCGCCCGGCGGCAAGGCCTGCCGATGCAATACTTATGCGGCCGGCCATCCCGGCTTTTTCGGCCATATCGGCGAGAAGAGCGGCCGCCATCGGACTGCGGCAGGTATTGCCTGTACACACAAACAAAATTTTGAACATGGTTCGCTCAACTCCTTTATATTTTGTGTCCGGAAAAAATATCTCATACCTGTTACTCTGCTTTTATACTGGGCGAAAAGCCGCTGACGGAGTTCTTTCAATTACCGGCATCTGAGGCGCGGGCGACTGTTATACAAAGCGCCAGCATCGTAGCATTGTATGATGGTCACCCGCGCCGGGTCTTGTATAGTCGTTATGCTAAACAGCAACTTTTAAATCGTTGACCAGATGATATGTATGCCTAACAGCAGCAGGACCAGGCCACCCAGCAATTCAGCCCTGCTCCCGATATACTGCCCCAGTTTGCGGCCCAGCCCCAAGCCCAGGAGGGCAATGACGAAGATGACCAGACCAAGAATCATACTCAGCTGCAGCAAATCCACATCCATCATCCCCAGGCTGAACCCGGCTGCCAGGGCATCAATACTGACACTGGCGGCCAGCACAAAAAGCGCGCTGCCCCTTAGCGGACTGACCAGTGAAGCCGCTTCCTGCCCACGCACAGTATCCTTAATCATATTAAGACCCAGGCCTGCCAATACCAATGCGCCAATAATGGCGGCAATGTTTTGTACATTAGCTGCCGGCCAGTCAATATGGTAAGCGCCAATGTGCTCCACAACGCCGCCCAGCCAATGGCCAATATGATAACCTGTTAAAATCATAATAATATGGAACAGAGCGAATACAATTGCTGACCGGATAATAATCAGCCGGCGCACTTTGTTCATGCCAAGCGGCACGGCTACGGAAAACAAATCGGTTCCTAAGGCCGCACTCAGGACGAAGAGTTCAAAAACACTCATATTCCCCACCTCCGCCGTAATATATATGTACCGGCAGAAGGCAATATGAAGCATTCCTCAGACTCTCATTCCCGATTTCCAAACTTAATTAGCGGAGAATGCGGTAACCGGCGGCTTTGCGCAGGCGGTTCATCACCGCTAAGCCTAAGCCCTGCTCGGCAATGCCTTCGGCATAAATAACGTCCACCGCCTTATCGTCAAAGCTGCGCAGCACCGTATATAAATTAGCGGCCACAGCGGCGGCGTCAGCCCGTGAACCATAGACCGCAGTCATAACTGCCGGCGGCACACTGTCCGCCAATTCGGCAGATACGATGGCGCCTACCGTTTTACCGGCTGTCAGGGCCTTGTTGATTTCCCCGATTAGCAAACCGGCACTGCGGACAGGTTCGGCTTCAATCAAAGTCAGGGGAGCAGCCGGCGCATAATGAGTATACTTCATGCCGGGAGACTTAGGGACAGTCTTAGCCCCGTCCAACGCGGGATCAACTTCGATATCGCCCAGCACGGCTATCAGCATCTCGTAAGTAATCCCTCCCGGCCTGAGCAGGGTCGGCACCGGCGTGGTACAGTCAATTACGGTGGATTCTACGCCGATGTCACAAGGTCCGGCATCGATCACCGCGGCAATCTTACCTTCAAGATCTGCCAGCACATCCTGCGCTGTGGTCGGGCTTGGCCTGCCGGAGGTATTGGCACTGGGCGCAGCCACCGGGATACCGGCCAAACGGATTAACTCCCTGGCAACAGGCGATGACGGCAAACGCACCGCCACCGTATTCAACCCGCCGGTCACGGCATCAGGCACATGCCCCTGACGCTCAACCACAACAGTAAGCGGGCCCGGCCAATAGCATTCAACCAGCGCCCTGGCACTGGCCGGAACAGCAGCTGCCAGCTCAGCAAGCTTATCCGCGTCAGCAATATGCAAAATCAGCGGATTATCTGCCGGCCGCCCTTTAGCCTGGAAAATGCGTTTTACCGCTGCGGCATCCAGCCCGTTAGCCCCCAGCCCATACACCGTCTCTGTCGGGAACGCCACCAATTCTCCCTGCCTGAGCAGTGCTGCCGCCTCTGCCAGCATGGCAGCATCCGGACAAACGGGGTCAACTCTATAATATTTCGTATACATAATATCTAATCAGCTCCAGCGGATAATAAAATTGCCACAAGTGGCTGCAAGGGGAGGTCCAGTGTAACCCTCAGCCACTCAGTGGCGCAGGCGAAAGACCAGCACGCGGTCAATTCCCGCGTAATCCTTGATAATAGCTTCCAGGTTCAGACCGCTGGCTGCATCGGCCAGCATACCCACCAGGCCGGCTTGCTCAATGCCCACTTCTACGGCAAGGAAACCTGCAGGTTTAAGATACCCGGCAGCCTGAGCCACAATACGCCGGTAAAAATGCAAGCCGTCATTGCCGCCCGCCAGTGCCTGATACG
Proteins encoded in this window:
- a CDS encoding manganese efflux pump MntP family protein, whose amino-acid sequence is MSVFELFVLSAALGTDLFSVAVPLGMNKVRRLIIIRSAIVFALFHIIMILTGYHIGHWLGGVVEHIGAYHIDWPAANVQNIAAIIGALVLAGLGLNMIKDTVRGQEAASLVSPLRGSALFVLAASVSIDALAAGFSLGMMDVDLLQLSMILGLVIFVIALLGLGLGRKLGQYIGSRAELLGGLVLLLLGIHIIWSTI
- a CDS encoding L-threonylcarbamoyladenylate synthase: MYTKYYRVDPVCPDAAMLAEAAALLRQGELVAFPTETVYGLGANGLDAAAVKRIFQAKGRPADNPLILHIADADKLAELAAAVPASARALVECYWPGPLTVVVERQGHVPDAVTGGLNTVAVRLPSSPVARELIRLAGIPVAAPSANTSGRPSPTTAQDVLADLEGKIAAVIDAGPCDIGVESTVIDCTTPVPTLLRPGGITYEMLIAVLGDIEVDPALDGAKTVPKSPGMKYTHYAPAAPLTLIEAEPVRSAGLLIGEINKALTAGKTVGAIVSAELADSVPPAVMTAVYGSRADAAAVAANLYTVLRSFDDKAVDVIYAEGIAEQGLGLAVMNRLRKAAGYRILR